A genome region from Corynebacterium uberis includes the following:
- a CDS encoding DUF3093 domain-containing protein, translating to MLYRERQWVPFYWWILAFMLVALLTAQFAHNRSTVWLIVPAIGLSILAVWSLLWLSSTVVQVEQDADGTRWLVTNNAMLPHDAIDRALAVPATAKRNAMGRQLDPAAFVISHGWVPEMVMLVLNDPEDPTPYWLVASRNPDALLDALVGTDR from the coding sequence TGGTGGATCCTGGCTTTCATGCTGGTGGCCCTGCTGACTGCCCAATTCGCCCACAACCGTTCCACGGTGTGGCTTATCGTCCCGGCGATCGGGCTGTCCATCCTTGCGGTGTGGTCTTTGCTGTGGCTGTCTTCCACGGTGGTGCAGGTCGAGCAAGACGCGGATGGGACACGCTGGCTGGTTACTAATAACGCGATGCTGCCTCACGATGCGATTGATCGCGCCTTGGCCGTGCCCGCTACCGCCAAGCGCAACGCCATGGGCCGGCAATTGGATCCGGCCGCGTTTGTCATTTCCCATGGTTGGGTGCCGGAGATGGTCATGTTGGTACTCAATGACCCGGAGGACCCTACCCCCTACTGGCTGGTGGCCTCGAGAAACCCCGATGCGCTTCTCGACGCCCTCGTGGGCACCGATCGCTAA
- a CDS encoding DUF4193 domain-containing protein, with amino-acid sequence MATDYDAPRQRTEDDIETDSLEGLKAAETDNSSIDEDGEIVDSFEPPSVDLTGEELNVTVIPRQSDEFTCASCYLVQRKNRISHVEDDGSVICLDCA; translated from the coding sequence ATGGCCACGGATTATGACGCACCGCGCCAGCGGACTGAGGATGACATCGAGACGGATTCCCTGGAGGGCCTCAAAGCCGCGGAAACTGACAATTCCTCCATCGATGAAGACGGAGAAATCGTAGATTCCTTCGAGCCTCCGAGCGTGGATCTCACCGGCGAGGAGCTCAACGTGACGGTCATCCCACGCCAGTCGGATGAGTTCACTTGTGCAAGCTGCTACCTAGTGCAGCGGAAGAACCGCATTTCCCACGTTGAAGATGACGGTTCTGTCATCTGCCTCGACTGCGCGTAG
- the ppgK gene encoding polyphosphate--glucose phosphotransferase, with protein MSNYGFGIDVGGSGVKGARVDLDTGEFVDERIKIATPKPATPEAVAEVTARIIAEAQWDGPVGITVPAIVRDQVARSAANIDPAWIGTNVAELFSAHLPGRELTVLNDADAAGLAESRYGDPRANSGPVVFLTLGTGIGSALLIDGTLYPNSELGHLYVDGKEAEHLASSAVKEREELSYKKWAKRVSTVLNHYEFIFSPSLFIVGGGISRKADKWIPLLTTETEVVPATLRNRAGIVGAALAIQEEIRP; from the coding sequence ATGAGTAACTACGGGTTTGGAATCGACGTCGGAGGATCCGGGGTAAAAGGCGCCCGCGTAGACCTGGATACAGGAGAATTCGTGGATGAGCGCATCAAAATTGCCACCCCCAAGCCCGCAACTCCGGAGGCGGTCGCAGAGGTCACCGCGCGCATCATCGCCGAGGCCCAGTGGGACGGCCCGGTGGGCATTACCGTTCCGGCCATTGTCCGGGACCAAGTTGCTCGCAGCGCAGCCAACATTGATCCCGCCTGGATTGGCACGAACGTCGCCGAACTCTTCTCTGCGCACCTTCCCGGCCGAGAATTAACCGTCCTCAATGATGCGGACGCCGCGGGCTTGGCCGAGTCCCGCTACGGCGATCCCCGCGCAAACAGCGGTCCCGTGGTCTTCCTCACATTAGGTACCGGCATCGGTTCCGCGTTGCTCATCGATGGCACCCTCTACCCCAACTCGGAGCTGGGCCACCTCTACGTGGATGGGAAGGAGGCAGAACACTTGGCGTCCTCCGCGGTCAAGGAAAGAGAAGAACTGAGCTATAAAAAGTGGGCTAAGCGGGTAAGCACCGTGCTCAACCACTACGAGTTCATCTTCTCCCCGTCCTTGTTTATTGTTGGCGGAGGAATCTCTCGCAAGGCGGACAAGTGGATCCCCTTGCTGACCACGGAGACTGAGGTGGTGCCGGCCACTCTGCGCAATCGCGCCGGAATCGTCGGTGCGGCTCTGGCCATACAGGAAGAAATCCGGCCCTAA
- a CDS encoding RNA polymerase sigma factor: MAAPKKTAKKTARKSARKAAPRTAQPAAQATPATTPAEPTEAAPKKTAKKSARKTARKAAPRVAKTAAAATAAEADSTSAASEESAATQPAKKTAAKKTARKTAAKKTTAKKTTRRAASTTPAAEDSAKQAEPAAEQETAATTGVKKRTAKKTTAKKTAAKKTARKTTAKKTTTKKTTAKKAATSTRGRTSAAAQAKDGADAATTADKAETTAPEILDDEFAVADNEDFEPDADLEDDENFAEDPEDEDPDAEADADVDDTESDEEEEDDGASVWDEDESAALRQARKDAELTASADSVRAYLKQIGKVALLNAEQEVSLAKRIEAGLYATFRMEQMEAAFAGGDREAKLTPAVKRDMRAIARDGRKAKNHLLEANLRLVVSLAKRYTGRGMAFLDLIQEGNLGLIRAVEKFDYTKGYKFSTYATWWIRQAITRAMADQARTIRIPVHMVEVINKLGRIQRELLQDLGREPTPQELAKEMDITEEKVLEIQQYAREPISLDQTIGDEGDSQLGDFIEDSEAVVAVDAVSFTLLQDQLQDVLQTLSEREAGVVRLRFGLTDGMPRTLDEIGQVYGVTRERIRQIESKTMSKLRHPSRSQVLRDYLD; this comes from the coding sequence GTGGCGGCGCCGAAGAAGACTGCCAAGAAGACCGCCCGGAAGTCGGCCCGCAAGGCCGCTCCGCGCACGGCGCAGCCCGCCGCGCAGGCCACCCCTGCAACCACTCCGGCCGAGCCCACCGAAGCAGCTCCGAAGAAGACCGCTAAGAAGTCCGCCCGGAAGACTGCCCGCAAGGCCGCCCCCCGCGTGGCCAAGACCGCAGCTGCCGCCACTGCCGCCGAGGCTGATAGCACGAGCGCAGCGTCAGAAGAGTCGGCGGCCACCCAGCCGGCAAAGAAGACGGCGGCCAAAAAGACCGCCCGCAAAACGGCGGCAAAGAAGACCACAGCTAAGAAAACTACCCGCCGTGCGGCGAGCACCACCCCGGCTGCCGAGGATTCCGCAAAGCAGGCTGAACCCGCAGCGGAGCAGGAGACCGCGGCCACGACGGGCGTCAAGAAGCGGACGGCGAAGAAGACCACCGCAAAGAAGACTGCCGCTAAAAAGACCGCCCGCAAGACCACTGCAAAAAAGACGACTACCAAGAAGACCACGGCCAAGAAGGCTGCCACGTCCACGCGCGGCCGCACGTCCGCTGCAGCTCAGGCCAAGGACGGCGCGGACGCGGCAACGACGGCAGATAAGGCGGAGACCACCGCACCCGAGATCCTCGACGACGAGTTCGCCGTAGCCGACAACGAGGACTTCGAGCCGGACGCAGACCTTGAGGATGACGAGAACTTCGCGGAGGATCCCGAGGACGAGGATCCGGACGCTGAGGCTGACGCCGACGTCGATGACACCGAATCCGACGAGGAAGAAGAAGACGACGGCGCCTCAGTCTGGGACGAGGACGAATCAGCGGCCCTGCGCCAAGCGCGCAAGGATGCTGAGCTGACGGCCTCCGCGGACTCTGTGCGCGCCTACCTCAAGCAGATCGGCAAGGTCGCCCTGCTCAACGCCGAGCAGGAAGTCTCCCTGGCCAAGCGCATCGAGGCCGGGCTCTACGCCACGTTCCGCATGGAGCAGATGGAGGCCGCGTTCGCCGGTGGCGACCGTGAAGCCAAGCTGACCCCTGCAGTCAAGCGGGATATGCGCGCCATCGCCCGCGATGGCCGCAAGGCCAAAAACCACCTGCTGGAGGCCAACCTCCGCTTGGTGGTCTCCCTGGCCAAGCGCTACACGGGCCGCGGGATGGCGTTCCTGGACCTCATCCAGGAAGGCAACCTGGGCCTGATCCGGGCGGTGGAGAAGTTCGACTACACCAAGGGCTATAAGTTCTCCACGTACGCCACCTGGTGGATCCGCCAGGCCATCACGCGCGCCATGGCAGACCAGGCAAGAACCATCCGCATTCCGGTTCACATGGTGGAGGTCATCAACAAACTGGGTCGAATCCAGCGGGAGCTGCTCCAGGACCTGGGCCGCGAGCCTACCCCGCAGGAGCTGGCCAAGGAGATGGACATCACCGAGGAGAAGGTGCTGGAAATCCAGCAGTACGCTCGGGAGCCCATCTCTTTGGATCAGACGATCGGCGATGAGGGCGATTCCCAGCTCGGCGACTTCATCGAGGACTCCGAGGCGGTTGTTGCTGTCGACGCCGTCTCCTTCACCCTCCTGCAGGACCAACTCCAAGATGTCCTGCAGACCCTCTCCGAGCGGGAGGCCGGCGTGGTGCGTCTGCGCTTTGGGCTTACCGACGGCATGCCCCGCACCCTCGACGAGATCGGCCAGGTCTATGGGGTCACGCGGGAACGCATCCGGCAGATCGAATCCAAGACGATGTCCAAGCTGCGCCACCCCTCACGCTCCCAGGTCCTCCGGGACTACCTGGACTAG
- a CDS encoding DUF4190 domain-containing protein codes for MTNAQDPNTPQQPTEPPTQEAAATPTVPAQDASFPEPVPAPPSADSSWVINQEKNKVAPWALGLGIVAAVLAIAVVTSVLALPVAIAGVIVGIIAVVKARGIAGEGRRMGMSITGLVLSILVTLITGFLMIMSIIFFAQHGDDLMACVDRYGSDNDQVASCISDAIAK; via the coding sequence ATGACCAATGCCCAGGACCCCAACACTCCGCAGCAGCCCACCGAGCCGCCGACCCAAGAAGCAGCCGCCACTCCCACCGTGCCCGCGCAGGATGCCTCCTTCCCGGAGCCGGTCCCGGCGCCGCCGAGCGCTGACAGCAGCTGGGTGATCAACCAGGAAAAGAACAAGGTCGCCCCGTGGGCCCTAGGCCTGGGCATTGTTGCCGCCGTCCTGGCGATTGCGGTGGTCACCTCCGTGCTTGCGCTGCCGGTGGCCATCGCCGGGGTGATCGTGGGCATCATCGCCGTGGTCAAGGCACGCGGCATCGCGGGCGAGGGTCGGCGCATGGGCATGTCCATTACGGGCCTGGTCTTGTCCATCCTGGTAACGCTCATCACCGGGTTCCTGATGATCATGTCCATCATCTTCTTTGCACAGCACGGCGATGACTTGATGGCGTGCGTCGATCGCTATGGCTCGGACAATGATCAGGTTGCGTCCTGCATCAGTGATGCGATCGCGAAGTAA
- a CDS encoding DEAD/DEAH box helicase, which produces MRAWQARALAKYLAAKPRDFLAVATPGAGKTTFALRVASELLAARTVDRIIVVVPTEHLKVQWAHAAARVGISLNPQFRNSDAVNAAYNGVVVTYAQVALHPYKHRAVATARRSLIILDEIHHGGDAKSWGDGIREAYSDAQHRLALTGTPFRSDDSAIPFVRYEEDGEGHLVSRADHTYGYADALADGVVRPVVFLAYSGEARWRDSAGQEYAARLGEPLNAEQTARAWRTALDPRGDWIPAVLGAAHTRLQQLRRTMPDAGGLVIASDTKAARAYAKILSRLSATPVTVVLSDEAGSSEAIDRFSAGTDEWLVAVRMVSEGVDVPRLAVGVYATSASTPLFFAQAIGRFVRSRRPGETASVFLPSVPVLLDLAAKLERSRDHVLGKPDRPSDGLDDALLAEANRRKDEPDETQSYQSLGAEAELDSLIYDGSTYGTGAFSGSDEEADYLGLPGLLDAEQMRALLRRREQEQLDTRTAQAQEEQARRDRAQHSRGAEAARQRVASEELPELRKKLNAIVSITAARTGRPHGSIHNEARKACGGPPTALCSAEQLKDRIAYLRKW; this is translated from the coding sequence CTGCGCGCCTGGCAGGCACGCGCCCTAGCCAAATACTTGGCCGCCAAGCCCCGCGACTTCTTGGCGGTGGCCACCCCGGGCGCCGGAAAGACCACGTTCGCGCTGCGCGTCGCCAGCGAATTGCTCGCCGCGCGCACCGTCGATCGCATCATCGTGGTGGTGCCCACAGAGCACCTCAAGGTGCAGTGGGCCCACGCCGCGGCCCGGGTGGGCATTTCGCTCAACCCGCAGTTCCGCAACTCTGATGCCGTCAACGCCGCCTATAACGGGGTAGTGGTCACCTATGCCCAGGTAGCCCTCCACCCCTATAAGCACCGCGCCGTGGCCACCGCCCGCCGCAGCCTGATCATCCTCGACGAGATTCACCACGGTGGTGATGCGAAGAGCTGGGGCGACGGCATCCGCGAAGCCTACTCAGACGCCCAGCATCGCCTGGCCCTGACCGGAACGCCCTTCCGCTCCGACGACAGCGCCATCCCCTTCGTGCGCTATGAAGAAGACGGCGAGGGCCACCTTGTCAGCCGCGCGGACCACACCTACGGGTACGCGGACGCCCTCGCCGACGGGGTCGTGCGCCCCGTGGTGTTCCTGGCCTACTCCGGGGAGGCCCGCTGGCGCGACAGCGCCGGGCAGGAATATGCCGCCCGTCTCGGCGAGCCGCTCAACGCCGAGCAAACTGCCCGCGCGTGGCGCACCGCCCTGGACCCGCGAGGCGATTGGATCCCCGCCGTCCTCGGCGCGGCCCACACCCGGCTCCAACAGCTGCGGCGCACCATGCCGGATGCCGGGGGCCTGGTGATCGCCTCCGATACCAAGGCGGCCCGCGCGTACGCCAAAATACTGAGCCGGCTGTCCGCCACCCCCGTCACCGTGGTGCTCTCGGATGAGGCGGGATCCTCCGAAGCCATCGACCGGTTTTCCGCGGGCACCGATGAATGGCTGGTTGCGGTCCGCATGGTCTCCGAGGGTGTCGACGTCCCCCGCCTCGCCGTGGGCGTCTACGCCACCTCCGCCTCCACACCACTGTTTTTTGCCCAGGCAATCGGCCGCTTCGTGCGATCCCGGCGTCCGGGAGAGACCGCCTCCGTATTCCTGCCCTCTGTTCCGGTGCTGCTTGATCTGGCCGCCAAGCTGGAGCGCTCCCGCGATCATGTCCTAGGAAAACCGGATCGGCCCTCCGACGGGCTCGATGACGCGCTCCTCGCAGAAGCCAATCGGCGCAAGGACGAGCCCGACGAGACCCAGTCCTACCAGTCCCTTGGCGCTGAGGCAGAGCTGGACTCGCTCATCTACGACGGGTCTACCTACGGCACCGGGGCGTTTTCCGGCTCCGATGAAGAGGCCGACTACCTGGGTCTTCCTGGGCTTCTCGACGCCGAGCAAATGCGCGCACTACTGCGCCGCCGCGAGCAAGAACAACTAGACACCCGCACCGCGCAGGCACAGGAGGAACAGGCGCGCCGGGATCGCGCCCAGCATTCCCGCGGCGCCGAGGCCGCCCGCCAGCGCGTGGCCAGCGAGGAGCTACCCGAGCTGCGCAAGAAACTCAACGCCATCGTCTCCATCACCGCGGCGCGGACCGGGCGACCCCACGGGTCGATCCACAACGAGGCGCGCAAGGCCTGTGGGGGTCCACCCACCGCCTTGTGTTCAGCCGAGCAGCTCAAAGACCGGATTGCCTACCTGCGAAAGTGGTAA
- a CDS encoding DUF3039 domain-containing protein, giving the protein MRTGTKTIERPDIREATTTDDDTPRFFHYVKKNQIVESAVSGRMVVALCGETFPVTKQAKPGSPVCPDCERVYRGLRKK; this is encoded by the coding sequence GTGAGAACAGGTACCAAGACCATCGAGCGCCCAGACATCAGGGAAGCCACAACCACAGACGATGACACCCCCCGGTTCTTCCACTACGTCAAGAAGAACCAGATCGTAGAGTCAGCGGTCAGTGGACGCATGGTGGTAGCCCTGTGCGGTGAAACCTTCCCGGTGACCAAGCAAGCAAAGCCCGGTTCCCCGGTCTGCCCAGACTGCGAGCGCGTGTATAGGGGCCTGCGCAAGAAGTGA
- a CDS encoding DUF3099 domain-containing protein: MTSQPGPTPPDPRSAASGRDHGGAAQDQQQGQQQGQQQEQQSPPSPEGPGQQRAQRAQGAQAIVRDRSLRSWLRPFRRAELITDAHRTPSQNRRHRERVYAVIQGIRLPLIVVSLAIYSLAHNPGLAGALFFISIPLPWIAVVIANGRGEPRDRRAPQVYKPAVARELYERQTQLNAAQRRELGTGSPDE; the protein is encoded by the coding sequence ATGACCTCTCAGCCTGGACCGACACCTCCGGATCCGCGGTCTGCCGCGTCCGGGCGGGATCACGGCGGCGCGGCGCAGGACCAGCAGCAGGGGCAACAGCAGGGGCAACAGCAGGAGCAACAGTCCCCGCCGTCGCCGGAGGGCCCGGGGCAGCAGAGGGCGCAGAGGGCGCAGGGGGCGCAAGCGATCGTGCGGGACCGGTCGCTACGGTCCTGGCTGCGGCCGTTTCGGCGCGCTGAGTTGATCACGGATGCTCACCGCACCCCGTCGCAGAATCGCCGCCACCGCGAGCGGGTGTACGCCGTGATTCAGGGTATTCGCCTGCCGCTGATTGTGGTGTCTCTGGCCATTTACTCGCTGGCGCACAATCCGGGTCTGGCGGGTGCGCTGTTTTTTATTTCTATCCCCTTGCCGTGGATTGCGGTGGTGATTGCTAATGGGCGTGGGGAGCCTCGGGATCGCCGTGCGCCGCAGGTGTATAAGCCGGCTGTGGCGCGGGAGTTGTATGAACGCCAGACTCAGCTCAATGCCGCGCAGCGCAGGGAACTTGGCACAGGCTCGCCCGATGAGTAA
- a CDS encoding methyltransferase, producing MPGLSELLAPLVRSAESYGLGPGDLEATLGPSSWAAFVRGEPGGVDVSGLPEPAAAVLRLLYLHEPVGVSAVRAVLGEAMDPLIDAAVLLTSDSPAASVRLAVDVRPHVLNGTASWVVSDPDPTDSSYEPGPDHVPGVGAASVSLSRIVSPFPVGSVLDLGCGSGIQLLAQAGCAASLTGTDVSSRALGFARASLELSGVEAQLLTGSWFEPVAGRTFDRIVSNPPFVIGAGDDDHVYRAAGLELDQATSLVVSGAREHLAAGGQAFILGSWAHIAGQPWQQRVASWLPDSGVCAWVAQRDVVDPAHYVGTWLRDEGLDVRDPQVRRRSRRWLDYLRARDVEAIGFGYIALSALTDEPSEVVAEDLPQHIEDPLGPELAEYFHRARWLRAATPESIAHTRFGVRAGLARETVELAGDFGFDPVVTRLTRTDGPRYSHDVDTHLAAIVAGLHPQGLPLSDVVDLYCAANDLAADGFLTQCIPLVVDLVRHGLILPEALIDAPDSPQ from the coding sequence TTGCCTGGCCTCTCCGAGCTGCTTGCCCCACTGGTGCGCAGCGCGGAGAGCTATGGGCTGGGGCCGGGTGATCTTGAGGCCACGTTGGGCCCTTCATCCTGGGCTGCGTTCGTGCGGGGTGAGCCTGGCGGGGTTGACGTAAGCGGGCTGCCGGAGCCTGCGGCTGCTGTGCTCAGGCTGCTGTATCTCCACGAGCCGGTGGGGGTCAGCGCGGTGCGAGCGGTCCTCGGAGAGGCGATGGATCCGCTTATCGACGCCGCTGTTCTCCTGACCTCCGACTCCCCTGCTGCTAGCGTGCGCCTTGCCGTTGATGTGCGTCCGCATGTGCTCAATGGCACCGCCTCGTGGGTGGTCTCTGACCCGGACCCGACCGATAGTTCTTATGAGCCTGGGCCAGATCATGTGCCCGGGGTGGGCGCGGCCAGTGTGTCGCTGTCGCGGATTGTTTCTCCTTTCCCGGTGGGTTCTGTCTTGGATCTGGGCTGTGGTTCTGGCATCCAACTGCTCGCCCAGGCAGGCTGTGCCGCGTCTTTGACGGGTACGGATGTCAGTTCCCGCGCGCTGGGTTTTGCGCGCGCCAGTCTGGAGCTTTCTGGCGTGGAGGCGCAGCTGCTCACCGGTTCCTGGTTTGAGCCGGTCGCGGGGCGTACCTTCGACCGCATTGTGTCCAACCCGCCGTTTGTTATCGGCGCGGGCGATGATGATCACGTCTACCGTGCGGCCGGCCTTGAGCTGGATCAGGCGACGTCGTTGGTTGTCAGCGGCGCCCGGGAGCATCTGGCAGCCGGCGGGCAGGCGTTCATTTTGGGCTCGTGGGCCCATATCGCCGGCCAGCCGTGGCAGCAGCGCGTGGCGTCGTGGCTTCCGGATTCCGGGGTGTGCGCGTGGGTGGCCCAGCGCGATGTTGTCGATCCGGCTCATTACGTGGGCACGTGGTTGCGCGACGAAGGCCTCGACGTGCGTGATCCGCAGGTTCGTCGCCGCTCGCGGCGCTGGCTTGATTACCTGCGCGCCCGCGACGTGGAGGCTATTGGTTTTGGCTACATCGCGCTAAGTGCCCTCACCGATGAGCCCAGCGAGGTGGTTGCAGAGGACCTCCCGCAGCACATTGAGGACCCCTTAGGCCCGGAGCTTGCCGAATACTTCCACCGCGCGCGGTGGCTGCGCGCCGCAACCCCGGAGTCTATTGCCCACACTCGCTTTGGGGTGCGCGCGGGGCTGGCGCGGGAGACGGTGGAGCTTGCCGGAGACTTCGGTTTTGACCCCGTGGTCACCCGACTGACCCGCACGGACGGGCCGCGCTATAGCCACGACGTCGATACGCATCTGGCTGCGATCGTGGCGGGCCTGCACCCCCAAGGACTGCCGCTCAGCGATGTTGTTGACCTCTATTGCGCTGCCAATGATCTGGCCGCTGACGGCTTTCTCACGCAGTGCATTCCCCTGGTGGTGGACCTTGTTCGCCACGGACTTATCCTCCCAGAGGCGCTTATCGACGCCCCCGACTCACCCCAGTAG
- the dtd gene encoding D-aminoacyl-tRNA deacylase — MKAVLTRVTSARVTVGGTLAGAIAAPETGGVLALIGVSRDDDDRDCEVMARKIAELRLLDGERSATDLQAPILAVSQFTLLGRTAKGRRPSWSHAASGDHARDLFERVITLLRERGLDVETGIFGEMMQVESINDGPFTLLVDTQDPSS; from the coding sequence ATGAAAGCTGTACTCACCCGCGTGACGAGCGCACGCGTCACCGTTGGCGGCACGCTCGCCGGAGCGATCGCAGCCCCCGAAACCGGTGGGGTGCTCGCGCTCATCGGCGTCAGCCGCGACGACGACGACCGCGACTGCGAGGTCATGGCCCGCAAGATCGCCGAGCTGCGCCTCCTCGACGGCGAACGCAGTGCCACGGATCTCCAGGCCCCTATTTTGGCGGTCAGCCAGTTTACGCTGCTGGGACGCACCGCGAAGGGACGTCGCCCTTCCTGGTCACATGCCGCCTCCGGCGATCACGCCCGCGACCTCTTTGAGCGGGTAATTACCCTGCTCCGGGAGCGTGGACTGGACGTAGAGACGGGTATCTTCGGCGAGATGATGCAGGTAGAATCCATCAACGATGGACCATTCACCCTGCTAGTAGACACCCAGGACCCCTCGTCCTAG
- a CDS encoding sigma-70 family RNA polymerase sigma factor, producing the protein MQQASAADVETEEQDRVEHDRGSRRNQTNDNPSADLVRVYLNGIGKTALLSAEDEVELSQQIEVGLYAEHLLETASKTLTRAKKRDLKILAREGKKARSHLLEANLRLVVSLAKRYTGRGMPLLDLIQEGNLGLIRAMEKFDYAKGFKFSTYATWWIRQAITRGMADQSRTIRLPVHLVEQVNKLSRIKRELYQHLGREATNEELADESGIDESKIEMLLRQSRDPVSLDMPVGADEEAPLGDFIEDAEAADAESAVVASLRHSDIKSVLSTLEEREQDVIRLRYGLDDGVPRTLDQIGRRFGLSRERVRQIEREVMAKLREGDLADRLRDYAQ; encoded by the coding sequence ATGCAGCAGGCGTCAGCAGCTGACGTGGAAACGGAAGAGCAGGACCGCGTCGAGCATGACCGGGGCAGCCGCCGCAATCAGACAAATGACAATCCCTCCGCAGACCTCGTCCGGGTCTATCTCAACGGCATTGGAAAAACGGCGCTGCTCAGCGCCGAAGATGAGGTAGAACTCTCCCAGCAGATTGAGGTGGGGCTCTACGCAGAACATCTGCTAGAAACGGCATCGAAGACCCTCACCAGGGCCAAGAAGCGTGACCTGAAAATCCTGGCCCGCGAAGGCAAGAAGGCGCGAAGCCACCTCCTCGAGGCGAACCTGCGCCTCGTGGTCTCCCTGGCCAAGCGCTATACCGGCCGCGGCATGCCGCTTTTGGACCTCATCCAAGAGGGCAACCTGGGGCTTATCCGCGCCATGGAGAAGTTCGATTACGCCAAGGGCTTCAAGTTCTCCACCTACGCCACCTGGTGGATCAGGCAAGCAATCACCCGCGGAATGGCAGACCAGTCCCGCACCATCCGGCTGCCCGTCCACCTGGTCGAGCAAGTAAACAAGCTCTCCCGCATCAAGCGCGAGCTCTACCAGCACCTGGGCCGTGAGGCCACCAATGAAGAACTCGCGGATGAGTCCGGCATTGATGAGTCCAAGATCGAAATGCTGCTGCGCCAGTCGCGCGACCCCGTGAGCCTGGACATGCCCGTCGGGGCGGATGAAGAAGCCCCCCTGGGTGATTTCATCGAAGACGCCGAGGCCGCAGACGCAGAATCCGCGGTTGTCGCTTCCCTGCGCCACTCCGACATCAAATCCGTGCTGTCCACCCTCGAAGAGCGCGAGCAAGACGTCATCAGGCTGCGCTACGGGCTCGACGACGGAGTCCCCCGCACCCTTGACCAGATCGGCCGCCGATTCGGCCTGTCCCGCGAGCGGGTGCGCCAGATTGAACGCGAGGTCATGGCAAAGCTGCGCGAGGGAGATTTAGCCGATCGCCTCCGCGATTACGCTCAATAG
- a CDS encoding metal-dependent transcriptional regulator codes for MKDLVDTTEMYLRTIYELEEEGIIPLRARIVERLEQSGPTVSQTVARMERDGLLHVRPDRSLEMTKKGRARATAVMRKHRLAERLLTDVLKLDINQVHDEACRWEHVMSDEVERRVIDVLSDATASPFGNPIPGLDALGLDDVAANNSAQAEAGVRAVDLPLQEHVKARLLQINEILQVDARQFRALSDAGMTIGAELDVFNDHGMVTLRREDHVVELADDYGHAIRVEPLD; via the coding sequence GTGAAGGACCTGGTAGATACTACAGAAATGTACCTGCGTACCATTTACGAGCTCGAAGAGGAAGGCATTATTCCCCTCCGAGCCCGCATCGTGGAACGCCTGGAGCAGTCCGGACCCACCGTCAGCCAGACCGTAGCCCGCATGGAGCGCGACGGCCTGCTGCACGTCCGCCCGGACCGCAGCCTGGAAATGACCAAGAAGGGCCGCGCCCGAGCAACCGCCGTCATGCGCAAGCACCGCCTGGCCGAGCGCCTGCTCACCGACGTCCTCAAGCTGGACATCAACCAGGTACACGACGAAGCCTGCCGCTGGGAACACGTCATGAGCGACGAGGTTGAGCGGCGCGTCATCGACGTCCTCAGCGATGCCACCGCCTCCCCCTTTGGCAACCCCATCCCGGGCCTGGACGCCCTGGGACTAGACGACGTCGCCGCAAACAATAGCGCCCAGGCAGAAGCTGGCGTGCGCGCCGTGGACCTGCCGCTGCAGGAGCACGTCAAGGCACGCCTCCTCCAGATTAATGAGATCCTGCAGGTCGACGCCCGGCAGTTCCGTGCCCTGTCTGACGCCGGCATGACCATCGGCGCCGAACTTGACGTCTTCAACGACCACGGCATGGTCACCCTGCGCCGCGAAGACCACGTTGTTGAGCTCGCCGACGACTACGGCCACGCCATCCGCGTCGAGCCACTGGACTAG